In one Arthrobacter jinronghuae genomic region, the following are encoded:
- a CDS encoding inositol monophosphatase family protein, with protein sequence MSAVASPEDFDLAAELVREAGQLALRMRSEGLTASEKTSVSDVVTAADREAEALVVNRLRQLRPDDGIVGEEGASHQGTSGRSWVIDPVDGTYNFFAGSTYWCSAIALRNEPGPHEPPGDPDVLLGAIYQPQEDRLWIGGKGFPATVNGSVIAPPGDESLDRLSAGTYIHPTWLLRPEVTGPWTAAASRAATIRMMGSGSCDLARVATGQSGAWFQHSCPEWDWLPGKAIVRAAGGSTAVVEVHGFRWHIAGTASAVREIHGALTSG encoded by the coding sequence ATGAGTGCCGTTGCATCCCCCGAAGACTTCGACCTCGCCGCCGAGCTGGTGCGGGAGGCCGGGCAGCTTGCCCTGCGCATGCGCTCGGAAGGGCTGACCGCCAGCGAGAAGACCTCGGTGTCCGACGTCGTTACCGCCGCGGACCGCGAGGCTGAGGCCCTGGTGGTGAACCGGCTGCGGCAACTGCGCCCGGATGACGGGATTGTGGGGGAGGAGGGTGCCAGCCACCAGGGCACCTCCGGCCGGTCCTGGGTCATCGACCCGGTGGACGGAACCTACAACTTCTTCGCCGGCTCCACCTACTGGTGCTCGGCCATCGCGCTTCGGAACGAACCCGGTCCGCACGAACCTCCCGGAGACCCGGATGTCCTGCTGGGCGCCATCTACCAGCCGCAGGAAGACCGACTGTGGATCGGGGGGAAGGGCTTCCCGGCCACGGTCAACGGATCCGTTATTGCTCCACCCGGTGACGAATCGCTGGACCGCCTGTCCGCGGGAACCTACATCCACCCCACCTGGCTGCTCCGCCCCGAGGTCACCGGTCCATGGACAGCGGCGGCTTCGCGGGCGGCGACCATCCGGATGATGGGATCCGGCTCCTGCGACCTGGCCCGCGTGGCCACCGGCCAGTCCGGCGCCTGGTTCCAGCACAGCTGCCCGGAATGGGACTGGCTGCCGGGCAAGGCCATAGTCCGAGCCGCGGGCGGCAGCACCGCCGTCGTCGAAGTGCATGGCTTCCGTTGGCACATTGCCGGCACCGCCTCAGCGGTCCGCGAGATCCACGGCGCCCTGACCTCCGGCTGA
- the pcrA gene encoding DNA helicase PcrA, with translation MDYLFDPLFPAPRKAEPAPAATAPPSGTERRGSSYADESRAADLLQGLNPQQEEAVKHAGSPLLIVAGAGSGKTRVLSHRIAYLLATGRSNPGQILAITFTNKAAAEMRERIENLVGGVAKTMWISTFHSSCVRILRREAKTVGMNSNFSIYDSADSLRLITLVAKGLDLDPKRFTPKSIMNKISALKNELIDEESYAESANYSDPFEQAVADVYKGYAQRMRQANAMDFDDLIAQTVFMFRAFPGVAEYYRRRFRHILVDEYQDTNHAQYALVRELVGSDDDALDVPPAELTVVGDSDQSIYAFRGADVRNINDFEKDYPSARTILLEQNYRSTQTILNAANAVISRNPNRPEKRLWTAEGDGEKIIGYVGENEHEEARFIAEEIDRLQDEENLRPGDVAVFYRTNAQSRSLEDVLVRVGLPYKVVGGTRFYERKEIKDALAYLRVLVNSDDVVNLRRILNEPKRGIGDRAEYSVAALAERERISFMAALRRAEEAPGLATRSLNSINGFVKLIDDLAEVASGSGASAALEAVLEQTGYLAQLRSSNDPQDESRVENLAELVAVVREYERDNPEGSLGEFLEQVSLVADADSIPDAPGGSAEEVAAAVEESRRQGVVTLMTLHTAKGLEFPVVFLTGMEQGLFPHQRSATDPAELAEERRLAYVGLTRARQRLYLTRSEVRSMWGQSQYNPASQFVSEVPAELIEWKREGMDRPTWGGGGSITSSRYGGSSWGAGAPSGTGGSTANSPVAKAIGRVQPQKEVVSVAAGDKVNHTSFGSGTVLAVEGAGDKTVAKVKFDVGEKRLLLRYAPLTKES, from the coding sequence ATGGACTATCTCTTTGATCCACTCTTTCCCGCACCCCGCAAAGCCGAACCGGCGCCTGCCGCAACGGCGCCGCCTTCCGGCACTGAGCGAAGGGGCTCCTCCTACGCGGACGAAAGCCGGGCCGCGGACCTGCTGCAGGGGCTGAATCCGCAGCAGGAGGAAGCGGTGAAGCATGCCGGCTCACCGCTGCTGATCGTGGCCGGTGCCGGCTCGGGCAAGACCCGGGTGCTCAGCCACCGGATCGCCTACCTGCTCGCCACCGGCCGGTCCAACCCCGGCCAGATCCTCGCCATCACCTTCACCAACAAGGCCGCCGCCGAAATGCGCGAGCGGATCGAAAACCTGGTGGGCGGCGTCGCGAAGACCATGTGGATCTCCACCTTCCACTCCTCCTGCGTGCGGATCCTGCGCCGGGAAGCCAAGACCGTGGGGATGAACTCGAACTTCTCCATTTACGACTCGGCGGACTCGCTGCGCCTGATCACGCTGGTGGCCAAGGGGCTGGATCTGGATCCGAAGCGCTTCACGCCCAAGTCGATCATGAACAAGATCTCCGCCCTGAAGAACGAACTCATCGACGAAGAGTCCTACGCGGAATCGGCCAACTACTCCGATCCCTTCGAGCAGGCCGTCGCAGACGTCTACAAGGGCTACGCGCAGCGGATGCGCCAGGCCAACGCCATGGACTTCGATGACCTGATTGCGCAGACCGTGTTTATGTTCCGCGCGTTCCCCGGTGTCGCCGAGTACTACCGGCGGCGCTTCCGGCACATCCTGGTGGACGAATACCAGGACACCAACCACGCGCAGTACGCCCTGGTCCGCGAACTGGTGGGCAGCGACGACGACGCGCTGGACGTGCCGCCGGCCGAACTCACCGTGGTGGGCGACTCCGACCAGTCCATTTACGCCTTCCGCGGCGCCGACGTCCGCAACATCAATGACTTCGAAAAGGACTACCCGAGCGCGCGGACCATCCTGCTCGAGCAGAACTACCGCTCCACGCAGACCATCCTCAACGCCGCCAACGCGGTGATCTCCCGCAATCCCAACCGCCCAGAGAAGCGGCTGTGGACAGCGGAGGGCGACGGCGAAAAGATCATCGGCTACGTGGGTGAGAACGAGCACGAGGAAGCCCGTTTCATCGCCGAGGAGATCGACCGCCTGCAGGACGAGGAGAACCTGCGCCCGGGCGACGTCGCCGTCTTCTACCGGACCAACGCGCAGTCCCGTTCCTTGGAAGACGTCCTGGTGCGGGTGGGTCTGCCCTACAAGGTGGTCGGCGGCACGCGGTTCTACGAGCGCAAGGAAATCAAGGACGCGCTGGCCTACCTTCGCGTGCTGGTGAATTCGGACGACGTCGTGAACCTGCGCCGGATCCTCAACGAACCCAAGCGGGGCATCGGCGACCGCGCCGAGTACTCCGTGGCCGCCCTCGCCGAACGTGAACGGATCTCCTTCATGGCCGCCCTGCGGCGTGCCGAGGAGGCTCCGGGTCTGGCCACCCGCTCGCTCAACTCCATCAACGGCTTCGTCAAGCTGATTGACGACCTCGCCGAGGTGGCCAGCGGCTCCGGCGCGTCCGCAGCCCTGGAAGCCGTGCTGGAACAGACCGGCTACCTGGCGCAGCTGCGTTCCAGCAATGACCCGCAGGACGAATCCCGGGTCGAGAACCTGGCCGAACTGGTCGCCGTGGTCCGCGAATATGAGCGGGACAATCCAGAGGGTTCCCTCGGCGAGTTCCTGGAGCAGGTCTCCCTGGTGGCGGACGCCGATTCCATTCCCGATGCCCCCGGCGGTTCGGCGGAGGAAGTCGCGGCCGCCGTCGAGGAATCCCGCCGGCAGGGCGTGGTGACCCTGATGACCCTGCACACCGCGAAGGGACTGGAATTCCCGGTCGTTTTCCTCACCGGCATGGAACAGGGCCTGTTCCCGCACCAGCGTTCGGCCACGGATCCGGCCGAACTGGCCGAGGAACGGCGGCTGGCCTATGTGGGACTGACCCGGGCACGCCAGCGCCTGTACCTGACCCGGTCCGAGGTTCGCAGCATGTGGGGCCAGAGCCAGTACAACCCCGCCAGCCAGTTTGTCAGCGAAGTTCCGGCCGAGCTGATTGAGTGGAAGCGCGAGGGCATGGACCGTCCCACCTGGGGCGGCGGCGGCAGTATCACCTCAAGCCGCTACGGCGGATCCTCCTGGGGCGCCGGAGCGCCGAGCGGCACCGGCGGCAGCACCGCCAATTCACCGGTGGCCAAGGCCATCGGCCGCGTGCAGCCGCAGAAGGAAGTCGTGTCCGTGGCCGCCGGCGACAAGGTCAACCACACGTCCTTCGGCTCCGGCACGGTGCTGGCGGTGGAAGGCGCAGGGGATAAGACGGTAGCGAAGGTGAAGTTCGACGTCGGCGAGAAACGCCTGCTGCTGCGTTACGCGCCGCTCACCAAAGAGAGCTGA
- the sucC gene encoding ADP-forming succinate--CoA ligase subunit beta has protein sequence MDLFEYQARDMFEAHGVPVLAGIVAHTPEEAKAAAEKIGGVVVVKAQVKVGGRGKAGGVKVAKTADEAFEHASNILGMDIKGHTVNTVMIAQGADIAEEYYFSVLLDRANRNYLAMCSVEGGMEIEQLAVERPDALARIAVDPAVGIDSAKAAEIVDAAGFAPELREGVMNAIIKLWDVFTKEDATLVEVNPLVKTGNGEILALDGKVSLDENADFRQPGHAALEDKDAADPLEAKAKENDLNYVKLDGEVGIIGNGAGLVMSTLDVVAYAGENHGNVKPANFLDIGGGASASVMAAGLDVILNDSQVKSVFVNVFGGITACDAVANGIVKALEILGDEANKPLVVRLDGNNVEEGRRILAEANHPLVTLATTMDEGADKAAELAHAAR, from the coding sequence GTGGACCTGTTTGAATATCAGGCGCGCGATATGTTTGAGGCGCACGGTGTACCCGTGCTCGCCGGAATCGTGGCGCACACTCCTGAAGAAGCCAAAGCTGCTGCTGAGAAGATCGGCGGCGTTGTAGTCGTCAAGGCGCAGGTCAAGGTTGGTGGCCGAGGCAAGGCCGGCGGCGTGAAGGTTGCCAAGACCGCCGATGAAGCTTTCGAGCACGCATCCAACATCCTCGGCATGGACATCAAGGGCCACACCGTTAACACGGTGATGATTGCCCAGGGTGCCGACATTGCCGAGGAATACTACTTCTCGGTCCTGCTGGACCGCGCAAACCGCAACTACCTGGCCATGTGCTCGGTTGAGGGCGGCATGGAGATCGAGCAGCTGGCCGTGGAGCGTCCCGACGCACTCGCCCGCATTGCCGTTGACCCCGCCGTCGGCATTGACTCCGCCAAGGCCGCAGAGATCGTCGACGCCGCCGGGTTCGCCCCCGAGCTGCGCGAAGGCGTTATGAACGCCATCATCAAGCTGTGGGATGTCTTCACCAAGGAAGACGCCACCCTCGTTGAGGTCAACCCGCTGGTGAAGACCGGCAACGGCGAGATCCTGGCCCTCGACGGCAAGGTCTCCCTCGACGAAAACGCCGACTTCCGCCAGCCCGGCCACGCAGCGCTGGAAGACAAGGACGCCGCGGATCCGCTCGAGGCCAAGGCCAAGGAAAACGACCTCAACTACGTCAAGCTGGACGGCGAAGTGGGCATCATCGGCAACGGTGCAGGCCTGGTTATGTCCACCCTCGACGTCGTCGCCTACGCCGGCGAAAATCACGGCAACGTGAAGCCGGCCAACTTCCTGGACATCGGCGGCGGCGCCTCCGCCTCCGTCATGGCCGCCGGCCTGGACGTCATCCTGAATGACTCCCAGGTCAAGTCCGTGTTCGTCAACGTCTTCGGCGGAATCACCGCCTGTGACGCCGTGGCCAACGGCATCGTCAAGGCCCTGGAAATCCTGGGCGACGAAGCCAACAAGCCGCTGGTCGTCCGTCTCGACGGCAACAACGTCGAGGAAGGCCGCCGCATCCTTGCCGAGGCCAACCACCCGCTGGTCACCCTGGCCACCACCATGGACGAAGGCGCCGACAAGGCCGCCGAGCTCGCTCACGCTGCTCGCTAA
- the sucD gene encoding succinate--CoA ligase subunit alpha, whose product MSIYLNKDSKVIVQGITGGEGTKHTALMLKAGTQVVGGVNARKAGTTVTHGDVELPVFGTVAEAIDKTDADVSIVFVPPAFTKDAVMEAIDAGIGLVVVITEGVPVQDSAEFWAHAQSKVDADGNQVTRIIGPNCPGIITPGEALVGITPANITGKGPIGLVSKSGTLTYQMMYELRDLGFSTAIGIGGDPVIGTTHIDALAAFEADPETKAIVMIGEIGGDAEERAAEFIKANVTKPVVGYVAGFTAPEGKTMGHAGAIVSGSAGTAQAKKEALEAAGVKVGKTPSETATLLREVYAAL is encoded by the coding sequence ATGTCTATCTACTTGAACAAGGACTCCAAGGTCATCGTTCAGGGCATCACCGGCGGCGAAGGCACCAAGCACACCGCCCTGATGCTCAAGGCCGGCACCCAGGTTGTCGGCGGCGTGAACGCCCGCAAGGCCGGCACCACCGTCACCCACGGCGACGTTGAACTGCCTGTCTTCGGCACCGTTGCCGAGGCCATCGACAAGACCGACGCCGATGTCTCCATCGTCTTCGTACCGCCGGCCTTCACCAAGGACGCCGTAATGGAAGCGATCGACGCCGGCATCGGCCTCGTCGTCGTCATCACCGAAGGCGTTCCGGTACAGGATTCCGCCGAGTTCTGGGCCCACGCCCAGTCCAAGGTGGACGCCGACGGCAACCAGGTCACCCGCATCATCGGCCCGAACTGCCCCGGCATCATCACCCCGGGTGAAGCACTGGTCGGCATCACGCCCGCCAACATCACCGGCAAGGGCCCCATCGGCCTGGTCTCCAAGTCCGGCACCCTGACCTACCAGATGATGTACGAGCTGCGTGACCTTGGCTTCTCCACCGCCATCGGCATCGGCGGCGACCCGGTCATCGGCACCACCCACATCGATGCACTCGCTGCCTTCGAAGCGGATCCCGAAACCAAGGCCATCGTGATGATCGGCGAAATCGGCGGCGACGCCGAAGAGCGTGCCGCTGAGTTCATCAAGGCCAACGTCACGAAGCCGGTTGTCGGCTACGTGGCGGGCTTCACGGCTCCCGAAGGTAAGACCATGGGTCATGCCGGTGCCATCGTTTCCGGTTCCGCCGGAACGGCACAGGCCAAGAAGGAAGCCCTCGAGGCCGCGGGCGTGAAGGTCGGCAAGACGCCGTCCGAGACCGCTACGCTGCTGCGCGAAGTCTACGCAGCCCTCTAG
- a CDS encoding sugar porter family MFS transporter — MSTTVNGPDRAPKASPHRRALRRASWIVTLGGFLFGYDTGVINGALPYMEDDLGLTPFTEGLITSSLLFGAAFGGAISGKLTDRFGRRRILMGLAVVFLIGTLGTSLAPTIAVMVLSRIVLGLAVGGASALVPVFLAELAPAERRGQMVTRDQLMIVTGQLVAFVANAVIGNIWGEDQGVWRWMLVVATLPAIALWIGIAFVPESPRWLASKGRFAETLAALRRIRSEADAQAEHNEVRGLAEKESGQAGTLRDFAEPWLLRVLLIGMGLSIVQQITGVNAIMYYGTQILADAGFGTEAALTANIANGVVSVAAAIVGIWLLGRVRRRHMLMTGLIGTGSSLLLIGLVSIFVTEGSVRGYLILALTVTFLAFQQGAVSPVTWLMLSEIFPLKVRGLGIGLSVFVQWMTNFAVGFSFPILMDAIGISKTFFIFVVLGLLALVFVRRFVPETRGQSLEQVEEQLRAVGTK, encoded by the coding sequence ATGTCCACCACAGTAAATGGCCCCGACCGGGCTCCCAAGGCTTCCCCGCACAGACGCGCGCTTCGCCGTGCCTCCTGGATCGTCACCCTTGGCGGTTTCCTGTTCGGCTACGATACCGGTGTCATCAACGGCGCCCTGCCGTACATGGAAGACGATCTGGGCCTGACCCCCTTCACCGAAGGCCTGATCACCTCCAGCCTGCTCTTCGGCGCGGCGTTTGGCGGGGCTATTTCCGGGAAGCTGACCGATCGGTTCGGCCGGCGCCGGATCCTGATGGGACTCGCCGTCGTCTTCCTGATTGGAACCCTCGGCACCTCCCTGGCACCAACGATCGCCGTCATGGTGCTGTCCCGGATTGTGCTCGGCCTGGCCGTGGGCGGTGCTTCGGCGCTGGTGCCCGTTTTCCTGGCCGAGCTCGCGCCGGCGGAACGCCGCGGCCAGATGGTTACCCGCGACCAGCTCATGATTGTCACGGGCCAGCTGGTCGCCTTTGTTGCCAACGCGGTGATCGGCAACATCTGGGGTGAAGACCAAGGGGTCTGGCGCTGGATGCTGGTGGTGGCCACCCTGCCTGCCATTGCCCTGTGGATCGGCATCGCGTTTGTTCCCGAAAGCCCGCGCTGGCTCGCCTCCAAGGGGCGCTTTGCCGAAACGCTCGCGGCGCTCCGCCGCATCCGCAGCGAGGCGGACGCGCAGGCCGAACATAACGAAGTGCGCGGCCTGGCGGAAAAGGAATCAGGACAGGCAGGTACGCTGCGGGACTTCGCGGAACCCTGGCTGCTGCGGGTGCTGCTGATCGGTATGGGGCTGTCCATCGTTCAGCAGATCACCGGCGTGAACGCGATCATGTACTACGGCACGCAGATCCTTGCCGACGCCGGTTTCGGTACCGAGGCAGCCCTCACCGCCAACATCGCCAACGGCGTGGTGTCCGTGGCAGCGGCTATCGTCGGCATCTGGCTGCTGGGCCGCGTCCGCCGTCGGCACATGCTGATGACCGGGCTGATCGGCACCGGGTCTTCGCTGCTGCTGATCGGGCTGGTCTCCATCTTCGTCACCGAAGGCAGCGTCCGCGGTTACCTCATCCTGGCCCTGACGGTTACGTTCCTGGCGTTCCAGCAGGGCGCCGTTTCACCGGTGACCTGGCTGATGCTCTCGGAAATCTTCCCGCTGAAGGTCCGCGGCCTGGGCATCGGCCTGTCGGTCTTCGTGCAGTGGATGACCAACTTCGCCGTCGGCTTCTCCTTCCCGATCCTGATGGACGCCATCGGCATCTCGAAGACCTTCTTCATCTTCGTGGTGCTGGGCCTGCTGGCGCTGGTGTTTGTCCGCCGCTTCGTTCCGGAGACCCGGGGGCAGAGCCTGGAACAGGTGGAAGAACAGCTCCGGGCAGTCGGTACGAAGTAA
- a CDS encoding alpha/beta hydrolase family protein produces the protein MRKHLGILAVSAALLGSSLAAAPAVAAPTVAAPAPASRTDVVITSFDGTPIHTNFFPATGLAAGQQAPTVMVGPGFGLPGGRIPLSSTSTLIGSIGIAPLRDAGYNVVTWDPRGFGLSGGEAYVNNPAYEGRDGSAIIDYIAAQPEAQLESPGDPLLGMAGASYGGGIQFVLASQDQRVDAITPTIAWNDLTTSLYKAGSFKTGWGALLCAEGTALGQLGSLVGNQGALAAPVRKACQEGLTYPNQLSAESIAYFESLTPDTMFTSITAPTLIIQGTADTLFTLDEARRNYDLIRGTGTPTKMLQFCGGHGLCNSAAGPDRITPAVLNWFARYLRNEPVDTGAAFQFIDQAGVTRGAPGYPQATGALTGTGKGSIILSPAAISGAVVAAAVAPVAVNVPISAPTVTTSVFGAPQLTLTYRGSARQVNTHVYAQIIDRSRSSLVLGNQVTPIPLILDGKEHTLTIPLEEVSYTADPNTRLVLQVTPATSVYALPKATALTSFTASVTVPTVAAYPAIP, from the coding sequence ATGAGGAAACATCTGGGCATCTTGGCGGTGTCCGCCGCGCTTTTGGGTTCATCCCTGGCCGCGGCGCCCGCCGTCGCAGCACCGACTGTCGCTGCACCCGCACCTGCCAGCCGCACCGACGTCGTTATCACCAGCTTTGACGGCACCCCCATCCACACGAACTTCTTCCCCGCCACCGGTCTTGCGGCCGGACAACAGGCACCCACTGTGATGGTGGGCCCCGGGTTCGGGCTGCCCGGCGGGCGTATCCCGCTGTCTTCCACCAGCACGCTGATCGGCTCCATCGGTATCGCTCCCCTGCGGGACGCCGGCTACAACGTGGTGACCTGGGACCCCCGCGGCTTCGGGCTCAGCGGCGGCGAGGCCTACGTCAACAATCCCGCCTATGAGGGCAGGGACGGATCCGCGATCATCGACTACATTGCCGCCCAGCCCGAAGCTCAACTGGAGTCCCCCGGCGATCCCCTACTCGGCATGGCAGGGGCGTCCTACGGCGGCGGCATCCAGTTTGTCCTCGCCTCCCAGGACCAGCGCGTGGACGCCATCACCCCGACCATCGCCTGGAATGACCTGACCACCAGCCTGTACAAGGCCGGCTCGTTCAAGACCGGCTGGGGCGCCCTGCTCTGCGCCGAGGGGACGGCGCTGGGACAGCTGGGCTCCCTCGTGGGCAACCAGGGCGCCCTTGCGGCGCCGGTCCGCAAGGCCTGCCAGGAAGGCCTGACCTACCCCAACCAGCTCAGCGCCGAGTCCATTGCATACTTTGAATCGCTGACCCCGGACACCATGTTCACCTCGATTACGGCGCCCACCCTGATCATCCAGGGCACGGCGGATACGCTCTTCACGCTGGATGAGGCCCGACGCAACTATGACCTCATCCGCGGCACCGGAACGCCCACCAAGATGCTGCAGTTCTGCGGCGGCCACGGGCTGTGCAATTCCGCTGCCGGACCGGACCGGATCACCCCCGCAGTGCTGAACTGGTTTGCCCGCTACCTGCGGAACGAACCGGTGGACACCGGCGCGGCCTTCCAGTTCATCGACCAGGCCGGCGTGACCCGCGGAGCGCCGGGCTACCCGCAGGCCACCGGCGCCCTGACCGGCACCGGGAAGGGGTCAATCATCCTCTCCCCCGCCGCCATCAGCGGGGCAGTCGTGGCAGCCGCCGTCGCTCCGGTGGCCGTCAACGTCCCCATCAGCGCCCCCACGGTGACGACGTCCGTGTTCGGCGCACCGCAGCTGACGCTGACCTACCGCGGCTCGGCCCGGCAGGTGAACACCCATGTCTATGCCCAGATCATTGACCGGTCCCGATCCTCCCTCGTGCTGGGCAACCAGGTCACACCGATTCCGCTGATCCTGGACGGGAAGGAACACACCCTGACCATCCCCTTGGAAGAGGTTTCCTACACCGCCGACCCAAATACCCGGCTGGTCCTGCAGGTCACGCCCGCCACCTCCGTCTACGCACTGCCGAAGGCGACGGCGCTGACCAGCTTCACCGCGTCTGTCACGGTTCCAACCGTGGCCGCCTACCCCGCGATCCCCTAG
- a CDS encoding alpha/beta hydrolase — protein sequence MIRALSVDTLMLRNLPPAEPIQDAAAELLSSATQFSEAITSVRNKWSALDGLYSAPEREQVLQAMDTPSQQSGEHLENVSTAAKALNVLAAELADIDTARIAVEDEAEAEDARLRPEVEEIHNDNPDRAHAMWDDARAALQAKITQLEHRYEAARATCEAALGDIVRVSSHVVSTYDSPYMDLESEGAADLTASFANATKPDATDEDVAAFYRLLGEMGPAQLAAFAAAVPAASLFVKGMGAYQEASFWKSLTPAQRDGLAKSMPGLVGNLEGAPYAVRDQANRKVLEEVLLPGHDATEEQREAYRSIWNALGGDAQEAEKEDGKPHKMLISFEPGHDHPLAAIAVGDLDEASNTTYLVPGMDNYSTGMGSLVNDAGLLLKEQQLAKPGTTSAVVAYMGYETPGLTDVVDDSHADRGAPDFANALDGLHLTRTADGLPAPVVNVLAHSYGTTMTTKALGITLYPINSAVFIGSAGVEEHVTAEDLNVDRGADGRRDIYVSTAEADELATFGIDATEFIAYYNSGQGLDTLDEIRVDPTDEEWGGKGFTSDGFITSDGEVLLPTEEHHLSEYLKEDSSSLRGIVLATTGDGWQLVNESDGQ from the coding sequence ATGATCCGCGCACTGTCTGTCGATACGCTCATGCTGCGCAACCTGCCGCCCGCGGAACCAATTCAGGACGCTGCGGCGGAATTGCTGTCCTCGGCAACCCAATTCAGCGAAGCGATCACCTCCGTGCGCAACAAATGGTCCGCATTGGATGGGTTGTACTCGGCACCCGAACGGGAACAGGTCCTCCAAGCGATGGACACACCGTCCCAGCAATCTGGCGAGCATCTGGAAAATGTATCGACTGCTGCCAAGGCGTTGAATGTATTGGCAGCCGAACTGGCAGATATCGATACCGCGCGCATTGCCGTCGAGGATGAGGCCGAGGCTGAGGACGCGAGGCTCCGCCCGGAAGTCGAAGAAATCCATAATGATAACCCGGACCGTGCCCACGCTATGTGGGATGACGCACGAGCTGCATTGCAGGCCAAGATAACGCAGCTTGAACATCGCTACGAGGCTGCCCGGGCCACGTGTGAGGCTGCGCTCGGTGATATCGTCCGCGTGTCCTCCCACGTCGTCTCAACCTACGACTCACCGTACATGGATCTGGAGTCCGAGGGCGCCGCGGATCTGACCGCTTCCTTCGCGAACGCCACCAAACCGGACGCAACTGACGAGGATGTTGCCGCGTTCTACCGGTTGCTCGGGGAAATGGGTCCCGCACAGCTCGCGGCCTTCGCTGCAGCCGTGCCCGCGGCCTCGCTGTTCGTGAAGGGCATGGGCGCCTATCAGGAAGCCTCATTCTGGAAGTCCCTGACACCCGCCCAACGTGACGGTCTGGCTAAGTCCATGCCAGGTTTGGTGGGCAATTTGGAGGGCGCTCCATACGCGGTCCGGGACCAGGCTAACCGGAAGGTCCTGGAGGAGGTCCTTTTACCCGGTCACGATGCAACGGAAGAGCAACGGGAGGCCTATCGCTCTATCTGGAACGCACTGGGTGGCGACGCGCAGGAGGCGGAAAAGGAAGACGGTAAACCTCACAAAATGCTGATTTCCTTTGAGCCGGGCCATGATCATCCGCTTGCTGCAATAGCCGTCGGAGACCTGGATGAGGCCAGCAACACCACTTATTTGGTTCCGGGGATGGATAACTATTCAACAGGTATGGGATCCCTAGTCAACGACGCGGGCTTGTTGTTGAAAGAGCAACAGCTGGCTAAGCCGGGGACTACCAGTGCGGTTGTGGCCTACATGGGGTACGAGACCCCCGGCCTTACTGATGTCGTCGACGACAGCCATGCTGACCGCGGAGCCCCGGATTTCGCGAATGCCCTGGATGGCCTTCACCTCACGCGGACCGCTGACGGGCTTCCCGCACCCGTTGTGAATGTACTGGCTCACTCCTATGGGACGACCATGACGACCAAAGCGCTAGGCATAACCCTGTATCCAATCAACTCGGCGGTTTTCATTGGATCAGCCGGGGTCGAGGAACACGTCACGGCCGAGGATCTGAACGTGGACCGCGGCGCGGATGGCCGCCGAGATATTTACGTGAGCACGGCGGAAGCAGACGAGTTGGCCACCTTCGGTATCGACGCAACTGAATTTATTGCCTACTACAACTCTGGCCAAGGCCTCGACACATTGGACGAAATCCGGGTCGATCCTACGGACGAAGAGTGGGGAGGAAAAGGCTTCACTTCGGACGGTTTCATCACATCAGACGGCGAGGTGTTGTTGCCCACGGAAGAGCATCACCTCTCTGAATACCTCAAGGAGGATTCCAGTAGCCTTCGGGGTATTGTCCTGGCTACTACCGGCGATGGTTGGCAGCTTGTAAACGAGAGCGACGGGCAGTGA
- a CDS encoding DUF6507 family protein — protein sequence MRIDIRVPEVRSLLGDTGADLEDLETERTRLTDAASRLQEALTGCTGLDTGISRVHEEVFRPDATDIMIRCNNAVQGTGQAVSAYLAGDTEMVQNAQSAAASGEFPTQTQYGVRHAQAVA from the coding sequence ATGAGAATCGATATTCGTGTACCGGAGGTCCGGAGCCTGCTCGGCGACACCGGTGCGGATTTGGAAGACTTGGAAACCGAACGGACCCGGTTAACGGATGCTGCATCCCGCCTGCAGGAGGCGCTCACCGGCTGCACAGGCCTGGATACCGGGATTTCACGGGTCCATGAGGAGGTTTTCCGTCCGGATGCAACCGACATCATGATTCGATGCAACAACGCGGTCCAAGGCACCGGACAAGCGGTGTCCGCCTATCTTGCCGGTGACACGGAGATGGTCCAGAACGCCCAATCTGCTGCGGCCTCAGGCGAATTCCCAACGCAGACCCAGTACGGCGTCCGCCATGCGCAGGCCGTCGCATGA